ACGTGGAATACGAGGACTCGTACAAGTCACTGAAGGAAGCGCTGGTGCATGGCGCGCTGTCGCAGAATTTGAAGCTGAACGTCTCCTGGATCGAGGCCGAGGGGCTGGAGACCAAGGGCCCCGAATACGAATCGCAGCTCGAGAGTTACGACGGCATCCTGGTGCCGGGCGGCTTCGGCAAGCGCGGCATTGCCGGCATGCTGAACGGAATCCGCTTCGCGCGCGAGCACAAGGTTCCGTACTTCGGCATCTGCCTGGGCATGCAGACGGCGTGCATTGAATTCGCGCGCAACGTGGTCGGGCTGGAGAACGCCAACTCCAGCGAGTTCGATCCCGCCACGCCGCACCGCATCATCTACAAGCTGCGCGAACTGCGCGGCGTGGAAGAGTTGGGCGGCACCATGCGCCTGGGCGCGTGGATCTGCAAGCTGGAGCCGGGCTCGCTGGCGGCGCAGGCGTACGGCACGAATGAAATCAGCGAGCGCCACCGGCATCGCTACGAGTTCAACCGCGAGTACGAGCAGCCGCTGATTGCCGCCGGCCTGCGCATCAGCGGCGCCACGCCGGATGGCACCTACGTTGAGATTGTCGAGTTGCCGCAGGAGGAGCATCCGTACTTCCTCGGCTGCCAGTTCCACCCTGAGTTTAAGTCGAAGCCGCTGGAGCCGCATCCGCTGTTTGTAGCGTTCATCAAGGCGGCGTACGAAAACCGGCAGCGGCGCCGCGAGCAGAGGAGCGCGGCGGAAGTGGAGATGTTTTTGAGGCCGGAGAAGGTCAGCCGTTCGTAGTGGCCTAATCTCTGGGGTTGTCGTTAGAATCCCCGTTGATCTGCGTTAATCTGCGGCTAATGTCTTCTTCCTTCAAAGTCGGCGACGTGACGATTGGCGACGGCGGGCTGTTCCTCATCGCCGGGCCGTGCGTCATTGAGTCGGAAGAGCACGCGCTCAAGATGGCGGAGTGCATTGCCGGGGTGGCGCGTGCGCTCAAAATGCCGTACATCTTCAAAGCCAGCTACGACAAAGCGAACCGCACTTCGGTGAAGAGCTATCGTGGCCCGGGAATGAAGGAAGGGCTGGCAATCCTGCGCAAGGTGGCCGATACGGTGCACGTGCCGGTACTCACCGACGTGCACGACGCGCACGATGTGGCCGAAGTCGCGCAATATGTGGACGTGGTGCAGATTCCCGCCTTCCTCTGCCGCCAGACCGACTTGCTGATCGCGGCGGCGAAATCCGGGCGCGCGGTGAACATCAAGAAGGGGCAGTTCGTTTCGCCGTGGGACATGCGGCACGCGGTGGAGAAGGTACGCGAGTCGGGCAACCAGCGCGTGCTGCTCACCGAGCGCGGGTCATCGTTCGGCTACAACAACTTGGTGGTCGACATGCGCTCGCTGCCCATCATGCGCCAGTTCGCGCCGGTGGTGTTCGACGCGACGCACTCCGTGCAACTGCCGTCATCGGGTGGCCCACCCTTGCGCGAAGCGCAGGGTGGGGATGGTGTGGTTCAGTCCGGCGGCCAGCCCGAATTTATCCCGATCCTGGCGCGCGCCGCGGTGGCTGCCGGGGTCGATGGAGTGTTCATCGAAGTGCACGACAATCCCGCAGCCGCGCTCTCCGATGGCGCCAACGCGCTCGACCTGAAATGGCTGCGCCCGGTGCTGCAGGAACTGCAAGCCGTGCACGCGGCGGTCACCGCAGCCCGCAGCAATGCGGTATAACTGGATTTTTCAGGAAGAGCCATCATGCGCCAAATCATCCGCCTGCTTGCATTCATGTTCGCAATCACGCTGGTCTGCGCCGCACAGCAGACCACGCCGCCCGGACTGGCGGCCGCGCTGGAGCGCTGGAAAACGGGTTTCACCGTGGGTGACGACGCCGCGGTCCAGAGTCTCTATTCCAGCAACCCGCCGGCTTACGTGCTGTCTTCCGATGGCAAGCAACAACTGCCCATCAGCTCCGAGATCGAATTCTGGCGGCAGACGAGAGCTGCCGGAATGATCGGGCTGGCGACGAAGGTGGCGAGCACCGACGACAAGCAGGGACTGGTTGTGGTCACAATCGAAGTTTCGTTTCGCATCATGACGGCGGCGGGCACACGGGAGCGGTACGTGCTCGAACAGCAAGGCTGGCAGCAGCAGCCACAGGGATGGCGCATAGTCGCCAGCAGTCACACCCCGGTGCTGAAGATGCGACCGGTGGGCAAACTGAATCCGCACCTGTACGAAAAAGATGCCGACGCCAAGGCGGAAATCCGTGCGGCCCTGGCGAAGGCTGCGCGCATGCACAAGCGCGTGATCCTCGACTTCGGCGGCAACTGGTGTTACGACTGCCATGTGCTGGAGGCGGCGTTTCACCAGGCCGACGTCGCACCGCTGGTAGGCGGCAATTTCATCGTGGTGCACGTGGACATCGGACAGATGGACAAAAACCTGGATGTGGCGCAGAAATACAAAGTACCAATCGATAAAGGCGTGCCTGCGCTGGCGGTGCTGGCGCCCGACGGCACCCTGCTCTACAGCCAGCAGCACGGGGAGTTCGAAAAAGCGCGCAGTATGGATCCCGACGACCTGATCGCGTTCCTGAAGAAGTGGAAACCGGCACGGGCGCGGTGATCTGCTAACATCTGGTCGTTTCCTCATGCACAAGATCGGCGAAAACGTGGTCCGCATCGAGGCTGAGGCCTTGCGCGCGCTCGCCGACCGCCTTGCCGGACCGATGGCGGAGGCGTTTGCCAGCGCGGTGGACTGTCTGTACTCCTGCGGCGGGCGCGTGGTGGTCACCGGCATGGGCAAGAGCGGGCTGGTGGCGCGCAAGATCGCGGCGACGCTGTCCTCCACCGGCACGCCGGCGCTGTTCATGCACCCGGTGGAAGCCGTGCACGGCGACCTGGGGATGATCGTGCGCGGCGACGTGGTGCTGGCGCTCTCGCAGAGCGGCGACACGGAAGAGATCCTGAACCTGGTGCCTAACATCAAGCGGCTCGATGTGAAGCTGGTGGCGATGACCGGCGCACTGCGCTCCACGCTGGCGCAGGCGGCCGACATCACGCTCGATTGTTCGGTCGCGCAGGAGGCGTGCAGCCTCGGCCTGGCGCCCACCGCGTCCACCACGACGATGGTCGCGCTCGGCGACGCGCTGGCCGTGGCGCTGGCGGAGAAACGCGGCTTCAAGGAAGAAGATTTTGCCGACCTGCATCCCGGCGGCAAGCTGGGCAAGAAACTGGCGCGGGTTTCGCGGCTGATGCACACCGGCGATGCCATCCCGCGGGTGACGCCGCAGACGCCGATGTCGGAAGTGATCTACGAAATGTCGCGCAAGAAGCTGGGCGTGGCCCTGGTCACCGATGGTGACAAGCTGCTGGGAATCATCAGCGACGGCGACCTGCGGCGTCTGCTGGAGCGGCGCGGCAAGGACGTGCTCGACCTGACCGCCGGCGAATGCATGACGCGCGACCCGAAGACGATTTGCCCCGACGAATTCGCCGCCGCCGCGCTGAACGTCATGGAACAGAAAAAGATCACGTCGCTGGCGGTGGTGGGCGACGGCGGCCGGCTGGAAGGCATCATTCACCTGCATGATTTGTGGGGCACGGAAATGGTCTAATTTGCAATTTGTAATTGGTAATTTGCAATTTGATTTGTATCCGCAGACACTTCGGATTCATCCGACCAACTAGCAAGCCGGGCAATTACGAATTACCAATTGCAAATTCCTATGTATCACTACGACATCAACACCGCCCTCGAGGAACTCAAGGAAGACGCGGTCCTTCCGAACCCCGTCCATGTGCGCGACATGATGCTGCGCGCCAAGCTCTCGCCCGACCGTTCGCTGGAGTTGAACCGGCTGTTCGTGGAATATCAGCGGCTGTTTGGGGAATTGCAGAAGGTGGGCAAGGAACTGTTGACGCACCTGGCAGGGGAATAGGTCTGTCGGTCGATCGGTCTTTCGGTCACTCGGAAACTGCCGTTAGACGCATGGACCGATAGACTGATAGACCGAAAGACCGAACGACCAGCTCTCACCGCCGCTTCTTCCTCGCCGTCCTCGTCTTCGACCTTACGAAAAAGCTGAAGTGGTGCGCGCGCATGTCCACCTTCAAGCCGACAAATTTCACGCCCTCATTTTCCAGGCGGAAGCGCTGTTCCATGGCGGCTTCGCCGGTAAGCAGGATTTTGCCGCCGGCGCCGACCACACGCTGCCACGGCAATCCGCTGGAGCCGTGCAGCGCCCACGCGACCTGACGCGCCGCGCCGGGGAATCCTGCGGCATACGCGACGTCGCCATAGGTCGCGACCTTGCCGCGGGGAATGCGCCGCACCTGGCGCAGCATCTTTTGGAACATTCCATTCTTCATGGTGATCAGCGGGTGATCGCGATTCACCCAAACACATCGGTTGATCTGGCGCGCCGGAACGCATTCGCCAAGGACTCCGCCGGCTGCAGAAAATCGCGCAGTTGCTGCACCGGAATCAATCGGCCCGGGCGATACACCACCAGCCACGGGCCCGACCCGCTGACGGAGAAATGAACCTTGGTATCCAACTGCTCGAACGCCTGCGTCACCTCCGGGGTGAACAGCGCGCGCACCGCCGCCTCGTCCTTTCCGTGAAGGAAAAAACGCTCTGAGAAGTCCGGCGCGCCGTCAATGCGGATATCCGAGTATCCGACCTTATCCGCCAAACGCCAAAGCACGTTTTCCCAGCAGACCATGAAGGTGGGCAGCGGCGTCTTCATGTTGAAGGCGACGACGGTGGTTATGGTCCGGCTTTTCCCCGCGCCAACGGTTCTATCGGCGATGACCGCGTCGCCACCGCCGGCGCTGCCCTGGAGCACATTGCTGTAGTGCGGCGCATATTCCAGTTGTGCGGCGTTGAAGTGAATTTCCGCCAGGTGCGCGGCCAGCTCATCGTCGAGCTTCTCCGAAAAGAGAAAACCGTTTTCCATCCCGAATTGTTGCAGACCCTCGCGCCGTTTTTTCGTCTCCCGTGATTTGACGTACAGCATGAGCACGACCAGGCAGAGGAAGCCCAGCCACATCGTCCAGAACAGCCAGGGCGGAGAGTTGAAACGGATTTTCTGCGGCGCCAGTGCGCATGCGAGCAAGAAAATCATCGCGTTACTTTATGCTGACCGTTTGACAGTTCATTACCTAGCTCACCGGCAGTAGTGATTAATCGTGGAATGGCGCTAGGATCGAGCATGCTGCTTTCTGCAAATACCAGTAACCAGTCGCCTCCGTGTTCTACGGACAGCATGTGTTCCGGATCGTGCGACGCGATGATGTGTGGAATCGGAGGTCTGAATACGTATTCGATACCACGCACATCGCGTCCTCGCAACCAATAGCGCCCGTCGAACTGATCGTCACCTGTTCGAATCCGATCCGACCCAATTTTCCATCCGACTTTGTCGAGGGATGTCGCGGGCGCCAGTTGAAAATCTGGCAGACCCGTATCTCGCACGGAAATCGCAACCACGGTTTGCCAAACGTAACGCGCAGCCAACAGAGGTATGCCAAATGTATATCTGTAGTCGAAAACGATGATTTCCGCAGGGCCTTCCTTGACGAATACTCTGGAGAAAATGCCGCTGTGGCCTTTGCGAAGCAGTGGCAGCTTCTTTTTGGCTGCTTTCGAAAAAGCCTTACGAGGCCCGGGGCGAAAACCCATCCCGACCAGCACTCGCCGTACTTTCTTGTTACGTTTGCGGCTACTGTAAGTACGAATTCCGATGACCAGTACGATACCAATCGCAAGTACTGGCACCCAAATCCACGGAGAAGACCAGTCCATGGTCACGAATGTTACGCCACTTTCGAAAATTGGCCCATGCACATCAATCGTTTAGAATCAGAGATTCACTGATCGCGGAGAGCACGTTCATGTATCGCTGGTCGCAATTATTCATCCCGACGCTGCGCGAAGCCCCGGCCGACGCCGAGGTCGCCAGCCACAAGTACCTGCTGCGCGCGGGCTACGTGCGC
This is a stretch of genomic DNA from Terriglobia bacterium. It encodes these proteins:
- the kdsA gene encoding 3-deoxy-8-phosphooctulonate synthase; translated protein: MSSSFKVGDVTIGDGGLFLIAGPCVIESEEHALKMAECIAGVARALKMPYIFKASYDKANRTSVKSYRGPGMKEGLAILRKVADTVHVPVLTDVHDAHDVAEVAQYVDVVQIPAFLCRQTDLLIAAAKSGRAVNIKKGQFVSPWDMRHAVEKVRESGNQRVLLTERGSSFGYNNLVVDMRSLPIMRQFAPVVFDATHSVQLPSSGGPPLREAQGGDGVVQSGGQPEFIPILARAAVAAGVDGVFIEVHDNPAAALSDGANALDLKWLRPVLQELQAVHAAVTAARSNAV
- a CDS encoding thioredoxin family protein, encoding MTAAGTRERYVLEQQGWQQQPQGWRIVASSHTPVLKMRPVGKLNPHLYEKDADAKAEIRAALAKAARMHKRVILDFGGNWCYDCHVLEAAFHQADVAPLVGGNFIVVHVDIGQMDKNLDVAQKYKVPIDKGVPALAVLAPDGTLLYSQQHGEFEKARSMDPDDLIAFLKKWKPARAR
- a CDS encoding KpsF/GutQ family sugar-phosphate isomerase translates to MHKIGENVVRIEAEALRALADRLAGPMAEAFASAVDCLYSCGGRVVVTGMGKSGLVARKIAATLSSTGTPALFMHPVEAVHGDLGMIVRGDVVLALSQSGDTEEILNLVPNIKRLDVKLVAMTGALRSTLAQAADITLDCSVAQEACSLGLAPTASTTTMVALGDALAVALAEKRGFKEEDFADLHPGGKLGKKLARVSRLMHTGDAIPRVTPQTPMSEVIYEMSRKKLGVALVTDGDKLLGIISDGDLRRLLERRGKDVLDLTAGECMTRDPKTICPDEFAAAALNVMEQKKITSLAVVGDGGRLEGIIHLHDLWGTEMV
- a CDS encoding MGMT family protein, whose product is MKNGMFQKMLRQVRRIPRGKVATYGDVAYAAGFPGAARQVAWALHGSSGLPWQRVVGAGGKILLTGEAAMEQRFRLENEGVKFVGLKVDMRAHHFSFFVRSKTRTARKKRR